In Serinicoccus marinus DSM 15273, the genomic stretch CCACGACCTCCTCGCGCCACAGCCGACGCAGCAGGTGGTAGTTCTCGATCGCCAGCGGGATGCCCTGGCGGATGTCCTTGCCGAACCACGGGTAGACCGGGCCGGTGTTGCCGCGGCCCATCATGAGGTCGACGCGGCCGCCGGACAGGTGCTGGAGGAAGGCGTAGTCCTCCGCGATCCGGACCGGGTCGGTCGTCGTGATGAGGGTGGTCGAGGTGGACAGCTGCAGCCGCTGCGTCTGCGCCGCGATCCACGCGAGGTGCGTCGTCGGGGCGGAGGTCATGAAGGGCGGGTTGTGGTGCTCGCCCGTCGCGAAGACGTCGAGCCCGACCTCCTCGGCCTTGAGGGCATACGCGCTCATCGCGGAGATGCGCTCACCCTCGCTCGGCGTGCGGCCGGTCGTCGGGTCCTGCGTGACGTCACCGACGCTGAAGATCCCGAACTGCATCTGACTCACCCTTCCTGGGATGTGGAGCGGCTGATCGACGTCTGATTGACGAATCAACTATATCAAGGCAGGACGGCCCGAGATATTCCACGCGCACCGGCCGGGCCACCGCAGGGGAGTCGGTGGCCCGGCCGGGTATGCGGTGGCGTCAGCGGGAGCAGTCGCCCGCCGCTCCGCCACCGCGGCCCGCGCCGTGGGCCCCGGCCCCGCCCGCGTCGCCCGCGGCGGTCGTCGTGCTCGTGTCACCCACGGTGGCCGCCGTGCCCGTGTCGGCCGACATCGTGTCCGTCGCGGTCGCCGTCTCGCCCGAGCCGCTGGTCGACTCGAAGCCCATGCCCTGCCAGCAGGAGGCGGAGGCCAGCCACGGGGTGGTGCCCTGCTCGGTGTAGAGCTCGATCGCGGCGGCGTCCTGGACCGACTCCGGCGCGTCGACGGCGCGGGCATAGCCGGCGGCGGCGTCCATGCCCTGCCAGGTGCTGTCGAGGAACTGGTAGGCGCCGGACGCCGTGGACGTCGGGTTCTGCGCGGTGTAGCTGCCGCCGCTCTCGCACTGCTTGATGGCCTCGAGCACCGGGATCCCGGTGTCGGCGGCCGAGGCGGAGCCGGCGATCACGACGCCGGCGCCCGCGAGCGCCACGGTGGCACCAGCGGTGCCCAGGGTGCGGGTGATGAGCTTCATCTGTCACTCCTTCGATCGGGGTTGCGCTGTCAGGCTCACCCGCACAGGTGTGCCGCCGATGTGCCGTCCGTGTGCCGGATCCACATCTCGGACCGGCGCGCAGCACAGGACGGGCACAGCGAGCGCCGGGACGGTGGGAGACATGAGGGTCCTGCTGATCGATCTGGGCGACGAGGGGTCGCAGCGGTTGGCTCGTGCTCTGCATGCCGAGGGGTGCGTGGTCGACGTGCTCGGCGGCATCGCCGAGGCGGTATGGGCCTGCGGCCAGTCGCCCCCGCAGAGCCCAGGGGGCATCGCGGTGGCCGTGGCCTGCGTGCCGACCACGGGCCGGGTCGAGCGCGACCTGTCGCTGCGCCTGCGCGCGGCCGGGATCGCCACCCCGCTGCTCGTGGTGGCCGGGCGCGCTGCCACCCACGATGTCGTCGCGGCCCTCGACAGCGGTGCCGACGACGTGGTCTGCCGACCGGTCCGGCTCCCGGAGATCGTCGCCCGGCTGCGGGCCCTGGCCCGGCGCGAGCCGGTCGTGCCGACGCCTCGGCTCGTCGTCGGGGACCTGACGCTGGACCTCGGCGCACAGCGGGTGAGTCGGGGCGAGGACCCCATCGTGCTGTCGCCGCACCTGTTCACCCTGCTGGAGACCTTCGCCCGGCACCCCGGCCAGGTCCTCACCCGCGCGGTGCTCGTCGAGGCGGTGTGGGACCCGGCCCACGACCCGACCTCCAACGTCGTCGAGCAGTCGGTCGCGGCCCTGCGTCGACGCATCGACACCCCCTTCGGCCGCCGGTCGCTGCAGACCGTGCGGGGGCGCGGCTACCGCCTCGACCCGGCCGCCTGAGCCGGGTCGGCACGACAGCGCGGCTCAGCCGAGCAGGTCGGCCATACGCCTCGCGACGAGGTCGGTCGCCCGCTGCGGCGAGACCCGTGACAGGCGACCCAGCAGGGCGACGTCGGAGCCGACGCTCACGTGGAAGCCGCCCTGGCCCACCGCCTTGTCGACGATCATGCTCGCGGCCTTGGCGGCCGACAGCGTCCGGCGACCGGCCTGGTCCCGCCGCGCCTCGGCATCACCACCGGGCACGCTCACGCCGGAGTTCGTCGTGATCTCGGTGCCGACCGCACCGGGGAAGACCACGCTCACCGCGACCGCCGTGCCGCGCAGCTCGGCATACAGGCCCTCGGTCAGCAGCCGGACCGCGGCCTTGCTCGCGCCGTAGAGCGTCTGCCCGGGCACCGGGACCAGGCCGCCCATGCTGGAGACGTTGACGACGCAGGCCTCGGGCCGCTCGACCAGGTGCGGCAGGCAGACCTGGGTGGTGTGGACCGTGCCCCAGAGGTTGACGTCCACGACCCGGTGCATGGCCTCGGGCGAGAGCTCGGCGAAGGGGACGAACTCCTGGATCACGCCGGCGACGTTGAGCAGGCCGTCCAGGTGGCCGTGGTGGGCGACCACGGCCTCGGGCAGCGCCGCCACCGCCTCGCGATCGGTGATGTCGAGCGTGTGCACCGACAGCCGCTCCCCCGCCGCCGCGAGCCGGGCGGTCTCGGCGAGTGCCTCCTCCCGCAGGTCGACCCCCGCGACCCGGGCGTCCCGGCGCAGCAGCTCGAGGGCGATCTCGCGCCCGATGCCGTTGCCGGCGCCGGTCACGACGAAGGTCTGGTGGGAGATCTGCACGGGTGCTCCGTCTCGTCGCTGGCTGGAGGGCTCAGGGTAGTGCGCGCGTCGTCACTGGGTTACAGTCAGCCGCACGACAGAGTTGACGTTGCGTCAGAAGGAGGCGGTATGGCGACGGTGCCGACCGAGACGAGCACGGATGAGCGCGCAGCACCGCTGGTGGCCAAGCACCTGCGGGTGCCGTTCATCCTGCTGCTGCTGTGCTTCGCGGCCTGGGGGATGGCCGCCAACCTGACCGACATCCTCGTCGGGGTCTTCCGCGGCATCTTCGACATGTCGAACTTCCAGTCATCACTGGTGCAGTTCGCCTACTACGGCGCCTACTTCCTGCTGGCCATCCCGGCGGCCTTCATCAACTCCCGCTTCGGCTTCAAGGCCGGCGTGCTGGTGGGCCTGGGGCTCGCGGCTCTCGGTGGCTTCCTCTTCATCCCGGCGAGCCAGATGCTCGCCTACAACATGTTCCTGCTGGCGCTCTTCGTGCTGGCCGCGGGGCTGTCCATCCTGGAGACCTCGGCCAACCCCTTCGTCATCGCGATGGGCGACGAGGCGAGCTCGACCCAGCGGCTCAACCTGGCGCAGTCCTTCAACCCGGTCGGGGCCAACCTCGGCGTGCTCATGGGTGCGGTGCTCATCCTGCCCAACCTCACGCCGGAGGAGAGCAAGACGATCATGAGCGAGGCCGAGCTCCTCGCCGCGCAGGAGGCGGACCTCTTCCAGGTGCTGCGTCCCTACGTCTTCATCGCCAGCGTGCTCGTGCTCATCTGGCTGCTCATCGCCTTCCGCAAGATGCACCTGCCCACGCAGCCGGAGGCGGTCGACCTCACCTCCGGCGGGGGCGGGACCTTCGCCCGGCTGTGGGCCAACCGGCACTACCGCTACGGCGTGGTCGCGCAGTTCTTCAACGTCGCGGCCCAGACCTGCACCTGGACGTTCACGATCCTCTACGCCCAGGACGTCGTGGGGCTCAGCCAGGACGCCGCGGGCTGGTGGCTGCAGGCCAGCCTGCTGATCTTCCTGGTCTCGCGCTTCGTCATGACCTGGCTGCTGGGCATCTTCCGGCCGGCCAAGCTGCTGCTCGTCATGGCGCTCTTCGGCGCCGCCTGCTGCCTGACCTCGATGTTCGTGCTCAACATCGTGGGCCTCATCGCGGTCGTGGCCATCTCGGCCGGACTGTCGCTGATGTTCCCGACGATCTACGGCCTGGCGCTGCAGGGGCTCGGCCCGGACGCGAAGTTCGGCTCCGCGGGCCTCGTCATGGCGATCCTCGGTGGGGCGCTCATCCCGATGGTGCACGCGGCGGTCATGGACGTGTCGGGTTCGGCGATGGGGTATGTCGTTCCCGGCGTCTGTCTGGCGCTGGTCGCCTGCTATGCGGTCTTCGACCTGCGCAACACGCGGCCCGCACCCGGGTCGACGCCCGAGACGGTGGAGGCCTGAGGTGAGGACGAGCATGCGGACCACGACGCGGGTGGTGCTGCTGACCGGCACCCTCCTGGCCGGGACGGCGCTGAGCGGGTGCACGGGCGAGGAGCAGGAGCCGGTGACCGTCGGACTCATCACCAAGCAGGAGGAGAACCCCTACTGGGTCGAGATGCGGGAGGTGGCCGAGGAGACGGCCGAGGAGCTCGACGTCGAGCTGCTCACCGCGACCGGCACCAGCGACACCGACGTGGCCTCCCAGGAAGCCGCGATCGCGGACATGGTGGAGCAGGGCGCCGACGGCATCCTCATCGCGCCCACCGACGCCGAGGCGCTCGACCCGGCCATCACCGCCGCGCGGGAGGCGGGGGTGCTCGTCGTCGCCGTGGACACCCCGACCGATCCCCCGGAGGCGGTCGACGCGACCTTCGCCACGGACAACGAGCGGGCCGGCGAGCTGATCGGCGAGTATGCCGCGGCCAAGGCCGAGGAGCTCGGCCTCGACCCCCAGATCGTCACCCTCGACCTCACGCCAGGCGTCAGCACGGGTGAGGAGCGGCATACCGGCTTCCTGTCCGGCTTCGGGGTCGAGGAGGGCGACGAGGTGGTCGTGGCCTCGGTGGACACCGAGGGAGACCGCGACAACGCGGCGGTCGCGATGACGCAGGTGCTCGCCGACCACCCGGACGTCAACGTGGTCTACACGGTGAACGAGCCGGCGGCGCTCGGGGCGCTGGCCGCGCTCGAGGACGCCGGTGCCGACATGGACGAGATCGTCGTGGTGTCGG encodes the following:
- a CDS encoding transglycosylase family protein — translated: MKLITRTLGTAGATVALAGAGVVIAGSASAADTGIPVLEAIKQCESGGSYTAQNPTSTASGAYQFLDSTWQGMDAAAGYARAVDAPESVQDAAAIELYTEQGTTPWLASASCWQGMGFESTSGSGETATATDTMSADTGTAATVGDTSTTTAAGDAGGAGAHGAGRGGGAAGDCSR
- a CDS encoding response regulator transcription factor, giving the protein MRVLLIDLGDEGSQRLARALHAEGCVVDVLGGIAEAVWACGQSPPQSPGGIAVAVACVPTTGRVERDLSLRLRAAGIATPLLVVAGRAATHDVVAALDSGADDVVCRPVRLPEIVARLRALARREPVVPTPRLVVGDLTLDLGAQRVSRGEDPIVLSPHLFTLLETFARHPGQVLTRAVLVEAVWDPAHDPTSNVVEQSVAALRRRIDTPFGRRSLQTVRGRGYRLDPAA
- a CDS encoding SDR family NAD(P)-dependent oxidoreductase, which produces MQISHQTFVVTGAGNGIGREIALELLRRDARVAGVDLREEALAETARLAAAGERLSVHTLDITDREAVAALPEAVVAHHGHLDGLLNVAGVIQEFVPFAELSPEAMHRVVDVNLWGTVHTTQVCLPHLVERPEACVVNVSSMGGLVPVPGQTLYGASKAAVRLLTEGLYAELRGTAVAVSVVFPGAVGTEITTNSGVSVPGGDAEARRDQAGRRTLSAAKAASMIVDKAVGQGGFHVSVGSDVALLGRLSRVSPQRATDLVARRMADLLG
- the fucP gene encoding L-fucose:H+ symporter permease, which translates into the protein MATVPTETSTDERAAPLVAKHLRVPFILLLLCFAAWGMAANLTDILVGVFRGIFDMSNFQSSLVQFAYYGAYFLLAIPAAFINSRFGFKAGVLVGLGLAALGGFLFIPASQMLAYNMFLLALFVLAAGLSILETSANPFVIAMGDEASSTQRLNLAQSFNPVGANLGVLMGAVLILPNLTPEESKTIMSEAELLAAQEADLFQVLRPYVFIASVLVLIWLLIAFRKMHLPTQPEAVDLTSGGGGTFARLWANRHYRYGVVAQFFNVAAQTCTWTFTILYAQDVVGLSQDAAGWWLQASLLIFLVSRFVMTWLLGIFRPAKLLLVMALFGAACCLTSMFVLNIVGLIAVVAISAGLSLMFPTIYGLALQGLGPDAKFGSAGLVMAILGGALIPMVHAAVMDVSGSAMGYVVPGVCLALVACYAVFDLRNTRPAPGSTPETVEA
- a CDS encoding substrate-binding domain-containing protein produces the protein MRTTTRVVLLTGTLLAGTALSGCTGEEQEPVTVGLITKQEENPYWVEMREVAEETAEELDVELLTATGTSDTDVASQEAAIADMVEQGADGILIAPTDAEALDPAITAAREAGVLVVAVDTPTDPPEAVDATFATDNERAGELIGEYAAAKAEELGLDPQIVTLDLTPGVSTGEERHTGFLSGFGVEEGDEVVVASVDTEGDRDNAAVAMTQVLADHPDVNVVYTVNEPAALGALAALEDAGADMDEIVVVSVDGGCRTMREGVRPGLIDATASQYPQNMAREGVEAIVDAVREGDEPTGYLDTGTELISDHPAEGVESRRVEFGVRTCWGS